A window of Dehalococcoidia bacterium contains these coding sequences:
- a CDS encoding cache domain-containing protein: MGQGLDGDKTPRGGRPGIIRRSLQWRIMLLVTIGIVAILVAFSIISLLAVSESIDRSVDERRALAEATGGHVDYVVRQSLEALDEVPFGDGFDLEDADPEPERRALRRAFFGTIFSRGVYLTDASGRLLWIEPETPSVLGKDISTNPHVADALESGASAVSGLTAAVADGGPAVSMVVPVRNLSGKLVGLVGGDIGLSGSNLQEVIYLASLSETGYAQIVDGEGAILASTRADQTLETTDHRHQVAALIEENRTSSGTCHDCHESENGKERETEVMAFAPLQSAPWGVLIRESEDEALAPARRLKERALWLGVGAFSFALLFGWATVRSVTRPVAALTDAAQRIASGDLSRRVPILGRDEIGHLAMVFEVMRIKLSESLETIQAQSRELELRVRERTRELEESRDSLRAVAEENAALYEELKRKEAARGRLLKKVIGAQEEERRRIARELHDETSQSLTALAVGLETASLTSESGAAGLQRRLASLKELAVETLERVHGLIYDLRPSVLDDLGLVAGLRWYAESRLQPAGVRVRLQVKGKERRLPAEAETALFRIGQEAVNNVARHARASAVALTLTFDESRVALEVEDDGEGFDVAATGEASGKHSGWGLMGMEERATLLGGSIEIVSRPGKGTRVRAVVPIERESDDDAQDSGPDSG, encoded by the coding sequence ATGGGCCAGGGGCTCGACGGCGACAAGACCCCTCGAGGCGGCCGACCCGGGATCATCAGGAGAAGCCTCCAGTGGCGCATCATGCTTCTGGTGACCATCGGCATCGTCGCTATACTCGTCGCCTTCAGCATCATCAGCCTGCTCGCCGTCTCGGAGAGCATCGACCGCTCCGTTGACGAGCGCCGCGCCCTCGCCGAGGCGACCGGCGGCCACGTCGACTACGTCGTGCGCCAGAGCCTGGAGGCGCTGGACGAAGTCCCGTTCGGCGATGGGTTCGACCTCGAGGACGCCGACCCCGAGCCGGAGCGGCGGGCGCTGCGCCGCGCCTTCTTCGGCACCATCTTCAGCCGCGGCGTCTATCTCACCGATGCGAGCGGCCGCCTCCTGTGGATCGAGCCCGAAACGCCGTCCGTGCTGGGGAAAGACATCTCCACCAACCCTCACGTGGCGGACGCCCTCGAAAGCGGGGCGAGCGCCGTGTCCGGTCTGACCGCCGCCGTGGCTGACGGGGGACCCGCCGTCTCGATGGTGGTGCCGGTGCGCAACCTCAGCGGCAAGCTCGTCGGACTGGTCGGCGGCGACATCGGCCTCAGCGGCAGCAACCTTCAGGAGGTCATATACCTCGCGTCGCTGAGCGAGACCGGCTACGCGCAGATCGTGGACGGCGAGGGGGCGATCCTCGCCAGCACCCGCGCCGACCAGACGCTCGAAACGACGGACCACCGTCATCAGGTGGCCGCGCTCATCGAGGAGAACCGGACGTCGTCGGGCACCTGCCACGACTGCCACGAGTCCGAAAACGGGAAAGAGCGCGAGACGGAGGTGATGGCGTTCGCTCCTCTTCAGTCAGCGCCGTGGGGAGTGCTCATCCGCGAGTCGGAGGATGAGGCGCTGGCCCCCGCGCGTCGGCTCAAGGAGCGGGCATTGTGGCTGGGCGTCGGCGCCTTCTCGTTCGCGCTGCTCTTCGGCTGGGCAACCGTACGCAGCGTCACACGGCCGGTGGCGGCCCTGACGGACGCCGCGCAGAGGATAGCGTCCGGCGACCTCTCGAGGCGCGTGCCCATCCTGGGGCGGGACGAGATCGGCCACCTGGCGATGGTCTTCGAGGTGATGCGGATCAAGCTCAGCGAATCGCTGGAAACGATACAGGCGCAGAGCCGCGAGCTGGAATTGCGCGTCCGGGAGCGCACGCGCGAGCTGGAGGAGTCGCGCGATAGCCTGCGGGCGGTCGCCGAGGAGAACGCCGCCCTGTACGAGGAGCTGAAGCGAAAAGAGGCGGCGCGCGGCCGTCTGCTCAAGAAGGTGATCGGCGCTCAGGAAGAAGAGCGCCGGCGCATCGCCCGCGAGCTCCACGATGAGACGAGCCAGAGCCTGACTGCCCTCGCCGTCGGGCTGGAGACCGCCTCCCTGACGTCGGAGAGCGGCGCGGCCGGGCTGCAGCGAAGGCTGGCGTCGCTCAAGGAACTGGCGGTGGAGACGCTGGAGCGCGTCCACGGGCTGATCTACGACCTCCGCCCGTCCGTTCTCGACGACCTGGGGCTGGTGGCCGGTCTCCGTTGGTACGCCGAGAGCCGCCTGCAACCGGCGGGCGTGCGCGTCCGCCTGCAGGTGAAAGGGAAGGAGCGCCGGCTGCCCGCCGAGGCGGAGACCGCCCTGTTCCGCATCGGGCAGGAGGCGGTCAACAACGTCGCGCGCCACGCCCGCGCTTCCGCGGTCGCCCTGACGCTCACGTTCGACGAAAGCCGCGTCGCGCTCGAAGTGGAGGACGACGGTGAGGGCTTCGACGTCGCGGCAACAGGCGAAGCGTCGGGAAAACACTCCGGCTGGGGACTGATGGGGATGGAAGAGCGGGCGACGCTCCTCGGCGGCAGCATCGAGATCGTCTCGCGGCCGGGCAAGGGAACGCGGGTGCGGGCCGTCGTTCCCATCGAAAGGGAGAGTGACGACGATGCGCAAGATTCGGGTCCTGATAGCGGATGA
- a CDS encoding cytochrome b/b6 domain-containing protein — MIKAEAHREGIREVPEPEEFLRFTLGQRLEHWVLVFTFLALVTTGLPQKFHEAAPSLWVISALGGIDNVRLFHRIFATLFIFESSFHLGAIAASVALKRFTPSMIPTPRDFLDAFDWLRYSVGLSSRRPEFDRYDFRQIFEYWGIVFGAVIMIATGLMLWFPTYVTRVLPGEFVAAAKETHSGEALLAFLVIVIWHFYSVVFSPNVFPLDQSMINGKISRERMIEEHLREYMRLMGIKELPAHLSSEPAAGGTAEKPPGG; from the coding sequence ATGATAAAGGCAGAGGCGCACAGAGAGGGCATACGCGAGGTTCCGGAACCGGAGGAGTTCCTCCGCTTCACCCTGGGGCAGCGGCTTGAGCATTGGGTGCTCGTGTTCACGTTCCTTGCTCTTGTCACGACGGGCCTGCCCCAGAAGTTCCACGAGGCCGCCCCTTCGTTGTGGGTCATTTCCGCGCTCGGCGGCATCGATAACGTCCGCCTCTTCCACCGTATCTTCGCCACCCTCTTCATCTTCGAGTCCAGCTTCCACCTGGGAGCGATAGCGGCGTCCGTTGCTCTGAAGCGCTTCACTCCCTCGATGATACCGACGCCCCGCGATTTCCTCGATGCGTTCGACTGGCTGCGCTACTCCGTCGGCCTCAGCTCCCGCCGGCCGGAGTTCGACCGCTACGACTTCCGGCAGATCTTCGAGTACTGGGGGATCGTATTCGGGGCCGTCATTATGATCGCCACCGGCCTCATGCTCTGGTTTCCCACCTACGTCACGCGCGTGCTCCCCGGCGAGTTTGTGGCCGCGGCAAAGGAGACGCACAGCGGCGAAGCCCTGCTCGCCTTCCTGGTCATCGTCATCTGGCACTTCTACAGCGTGGTCTTCAGCCCGAACGTGTTTCCTCTCGACCAGTCGATGATCAACGGCAAGATATCGCGCGAAAGGATGATCGAGGAGCACCTGCGCGAGTACATGCGCCTGATGGGCATCAAGGAGCTCCCCGCGCACCTGTCGTCGGAGCCCGCTGCGGGCGGCACAGCGGAGAAGCCGCCGGGCGGGTAG
- a CDS encoding cytochrome c3 family protein, translating to MNRRKRGALSRLLLGACAAASLGLVFLRAAPVAQSAPPPSPPAQDPNASCLRCHLRPEIAMTFPNGDALSLTFNEEAYRSSVHGDKLNCLDCHERNRRYPHPLPEVSGRREYSQAQYELCKRCHFKNYTLTLDSVHFEALSKGFTYAPLCTDCHTAHAATPIRESRTQIAQACSKCHEGIYEAYSSSIHGSALREENPDVPVCTTCHGVHNIPSATTASFRLDSLNLCAGCHADKELMDKYGISSNVLKTYLDDFHGKTVGFYQKEGTDVWPDQPVCSDCHGVHDIKAVDDPESRVIKENLLTTCRKCHPDATVNFPSAWLSHYEPSLDKATLVYLVKTYYRFLIPFMVGGLVLYIMVDLWRLARNR from the coding sequence ATGAACAGACGGAAACGGGGCGCGCTCTCGCGGCTGCTGTTGGGCGCATGCGCTGCCGCCTCCCTTGGCCTGGTCTTCTTGCGCGCGGCCCCGGTCGCGCAGTCCGCGCCGCCGCCCTCGCCGCCGGCCCAGGACCCGAACGCGTCGTGCCTGCGCTGCCACCTGCGGCCTGAGATCGCGATGACGTTCCCCAACGGCGATGCTCTTTCACTCACGTTCAATGAAGAGGCCTATCGCAGCTCCGTCCACGGCGACAAGCTGAACTGCCTCGATTGCCACGAGCGGAACCGCCGCTACCCTCACCCGTTGCCGGAGGTCTCCGGGCGACGGGAGTACTCCCAGGCGCAGTACGAGCTGTGCAAGCGCTGCCACTTCAAGAACTACACGCTGACCCTCGATAGCGTGCACTTCGAGGCGCTTTCGAAGGGCTTCACCTACGCCCCGCTTTGCACCGACTGCCACACCGCCCACGCGGCCACGCCGATCCGCGAATCACGGACGCAGATCGCCCAGGCGTGCTCAAAATGTCACGAAGGCATTTACGAGGCGTACAGCTCCAGCATCCACGGCTCCGCTCTACGTGAGGAAAACCCCGACGTGCCCGTGTGCACAACCTGCCACGGCGTCCACAACATACCCAGCGCTACGACCGCCTCTTTCCGGCTCGATTCGCTCAATCTCTGCGCCGGCTGCCACGCCGACAAGGAGCTGATGGACAAATACGGTATCTCCTCCAACGTCCTCAAGACGTACCTCGACGATTTCCACGGCAAGACTGTCGGCTTTTACCAGAAGGAGGGGACGGACGTCTGGCCCGACCAGCCCGTGTGCAGCGACTGCCACGGCGTCCACGACATCAAGGCCGTGGACGATCCCGAGTCGCGCGTCATAAAGGAGAACCTGCTGACCACGTGTCGCAAGTGCCACCCGGATGCCACCGTCAACTTCCCTTCCGCGTGGCTGTCGCACTACGAGCCCAGCTTAGACAAGGCGACCCTGGTATACCTCGTCAAGACGTACTACCGCTTTCTCATTCCTTTCATGGTCGGCGGGCTGGTCCTGTATATCATGGTCGATCTGTGGCGGCTGGCCCGCAATCGATAG
- a CDS encoding cytochrome c3 family protein, giving the protein MGKPLAYLLGLMVACAVLAGIGVVVYASRSQVGEPPKSESAVDLSGCLGCHGNADNPPVSESDPGRRLYVDEAPLASSVHEGVDCASCHSTHDEDDAGRRIEGQAVIELCGRCHRQEQALQARSVHSDAHVATCLDCHNPGGSGHAIQPVLSAQSPVYRKNVAATCGKCHADEALMARYGLKTDVFETYMGSPHAKALRLSRADLSALSPATCATCHGSHDAKRVDDRTSPVRSAATLAIVCARCHSDANESFARSLAYHQEPSADESPLVYYGERFFFILTTSVVGLGLLMVGLEGFGWLTGRGGGGDGHGDGDGRGPSSGGPGVGGGAGGHRHVALSGASGDPAGNRPAGAQGLDSAHPSQEILRFEVHQRAQHFLMMACFLVLAFTGLPQKFSEWGASRWLIDAWGGLDSARAIHRFAGLVMLADCVYHLGYVAFGSLVLKKPLPIWMIPAPKDIADFFQDLQFWFGHSSERPKFGRFSYREKFDYWAIFWGMPVIGLSGLMLMFPTMAARFLPGDMISVAFLAHSDEAVLAVLWIFVVHFFFVHFNPRFFPLNRSIFTGKMQRRLYAEEHPLELAAIDEAAKRRAASSGDQAARARGAESDAFGPAGGGS; this is encoded by the coding sequence GTGGGAAAGCCGCTCGCGTACCTTCTCGGACTCATGGTCGCCTGCGCGGTGCTCGCGGGCATAGGCGTTGTCGTCTACGCCAGCAGGAGCCAGGTCGGCGAGCCGCCGAAGAGCGAGAGCGCCGTCGACCTCAGCGGCTGCCTCGGCTGCCACGGCAACGCCGACAACCCGCCGGTGAGCGAGAGCGACCCCGGCCGCCGCCTGTACGTGGACGAGGCGCCGCTCGCCTCCTCCGTGCATGAGGGGGTCGACTGCGCGAGCTGCCACTCCACCCACGACGAGGACGACGCCGGCCGCCGCATCGAGGGGCAGGCGGTGATCGAGCTTTGCGGCCGCTGCCACCGGCAAGAGCAGGCGCTCCAGGCGAGGAGCGTCCACTCCGACGCCCACGTCGCCACCTGCCTCGATTGCCACAATCCTGGCGGATCCGGCCATGCAATTCAGCCCGTCCTGTCGGCCCAGTCGCCCGTGTACCGAAAAAACGTGGCCGCCACCTGCGGAAAGTGCCACGCCGACGAGGCGCTGATGGCGCGGTACGGGCTGAAGACGGACGTGTTCGAGACCTACATGGGCAGCCCCCACGCCAAAGCGCTCCGCCTCTCGCGGGCCGACCTCTCCGCCCTTAGTCCCGCCACCTGCGCTACCTGTCACGGCAGCCATGACGCGAAGAGGGTGGACGACAGGACGTCGCCCGTGCGCAGCGCGGCGACCCTGGCGATCGTTTGCGCCCGCTGCCACTCCGACGCGAACGAGAGCTTCGCGCGCAGCCTCGCTTATCACCAGGAGCCTTCCGCCGACGAGTCGCCGCTTGTCTACTACGGCGAGCGCTTCTTCTTCATCCTCACCACATCGGTGGTCGGCCTGGGGCTGCTGATGGTCGGGCTCGAGGGGTTCGGCTGGCTGACGGGGCGCGGCGGCGGCGGCGACGGCCACGGCGATGGCGACGGACGAGGCCCCTCGTCCGGCGGGCCCGGCGTCGGCGGAGGTGCCGGCGGCCACCGGCATGTCGCGCTCTCAGGCGCATCCGGCGACCCGGCGGGAAATCGGCCCGCCGGGGCGCAAGGTCTCGATTCGGCCCATCCCTCGCAGGAAATCCTTCGCTTCGAGGTCCATCAGCGGGCGCAGCACTTCCTGATGATGGCCTGCTTCCTCGTCCTCGCCTTCACCGGCCTGCCGCAGAAGTTCTCCGAGTGGGGCGCGAGCCGCTGGCTCATCGACGCGTGGGGAGGGCTGGATAGCGCCCGCGCCATCCACCGTTTCGCCGGGCTGGTGATGCTGGCGGACTGCGTCTACCACCTGGGGTACGTCGCCTTCGGTTCGCTGGTGTTGAAGAAGCCGCTGCCCATCTGGATGATTCCCGCGCCCAAAGATATCGCCGATTTCTTCCAGGACCTGCAGTTCTGGTTCGGCCATTCGTCGGAGCGGCCGAAGTTCGGGCGCTTCAGCTACCGGGAAAAGTTCGACTATTGGGCGATCTTCTGGGGGATGCCGGTGATAGGCCTCTCCGGGCTGATGCTCATGTTCCCGACGATGGCCGCGCGCTTCCTTCCCGGCGACATGATCTCGGTGGCTTTCCTCGCCCACAGCGACGAGGCGGTGCTGGCCGTGCTGTGGATATTCGTTGTGCACTTCTTCTTCGTCCACTTCAACCCGCGTTTCTTCCCCCTGAACCGGTCGATCTTCACCGGCAAGATGCAGCGCCGCCTCTACGCCGAGGAGCACCCGCTGGAGCTGGCGGCCATCGATGAGGCGGCAAAGCGGCGGGCGGCTTCCTCCGGCGACCAGGCGGCCCGTGCCCGCGGAGCGGAAAGCGACGCTTTCGGGCCGGCGGGAGGCGGGTCATGA
- a CDS encoding FG-GAP repeat protein, whose product MSGDFNNDGYDDLAVGVPGEDVGATADVGVASITYGSASGLQAGGNRMWYQGLDGIQGAAEAGDSFGGLPLTCSLG is encoded by the coding sequence GTGTCCGGCGACTTCAACAACGATGGGTACGACGATCTGGCGGTGGGGGTGCCCGGCGAGGATGTGGGCGCCACTGCTGATGTTGGAGTGGCCAGCATCACCTACGGCTCTGCCAGCGGCCTACAGGCGGGCGGGAACCGCATGTGGTATCAGGGCCTGGACGGCATCCAGGGTGCTGCCGAGGCGGGGGATTCATTTGGCGGGTTGCCCCTGACCTGCTCGCTGGGCTGA
- a CDS encoding sigma factor: MQHAIQSLTDNELERFTASGSRDAFGELYERHCGRVYDFLLPMVRDEDRAADLTQETFMRAMKALSKERAGRAAFCTWLLTIARNRAVNEIDLEKRSVPLVEEESDEGAPGFPCCGHERARESRGGS, translated from the coding sequence ATGCAGCACGCCATTCAGTCCCTCACCGATAACGAACTAGAACGCTTCACTGCGAGTGGCAGTCGTGATGCGTTCGGCGAGCTATACGAGCGCCACTGCGGGAGAGTATACGACTTCCTGCTCCCCATGGTCCGGGACGAGGACAGAGCGGCCGACCTGACTCAGGAGACGTTCATGCGAGCTATGAAAGCCTTGTCGAAGGAACGGGCGGGACGAGCAGCCTTCTGCACTTGGTTGCTGACCATCGCCCGCAACCGCGCCGTCAACGAAATCGATCTAGAGAAGCGGAGTGTTCCCCTGGTCGAGGAGGAGAGCGACGAGGGGGCGCCAGGGTTTCCATGTTGTGGACACGAAAGGGCTAGGGAATCCCGAGGAGGCAGCTGA